GGTTGATAAATACCTTTCCTTGCAGTGTTTCCATTAATTACAAATGCTAGTGTTGACATAGCAGTAGTGCGTAAAACGTTTTGATCAGCATCTGCCCAAGCACCACTTACAGCTTGATTTCTGCCAAGGTAGCGTTCTACTTCATCTAAAGCTACAGTAGCATCTGCTAAAGCTTCTTCCTTAGCACTATTTTTAGATTCTGCACGACTTAAATCAATTTCTCTTTCAGTAGCTTTTCCAAGTTTATCAACACTAGCAGCATTATCTTTTTTAGCACCAGCTTTTAGATCTGCTGGCATTTCAGCAGGTCTAGCATTTGGTTCAGCTATACTTCTTTGATCTGCACTTACACCAGCCATATTTGCTGCTGATGCAGGTTTGGATGATGTCATAGTATTTTTTCTTAGTGGTGTTGGTTGTGATGGTGGAGCAGGCTGCACTTTTCTCTTTTCAGCCATTCTAGGAACAGCATTTCCTGGTCTTGCTCCTCCAGATGCACCAAAAGCATTAAAGTTTTGCACTGTAGCCTCTCGACGAGCTTTTTCAAGTTCGCTTTCATCATCCTGATCTTGCGCTATTTGCCAATCGGCTGGAACTGGAACTGGAACTAGAATTGTTTGAGGTTTGCCACCTTCTTTTGGAACAATATTTTTTTCCTCTAAAGCAATAAAGGAAGTAAATTGTGTTACAAGCTTATGTTTTAAGCCTAGTTGGGTAATTTCTTGCTTAATATTTTGGTTATTTGGTGTCTCAATTAAATCATTACTTAAACGGTCAACTTTGCCTCTAGCCCAAAGTGCAGAAATTGCTTGTAAACGTATATTGCTGCTAGATGTATCAATTAAAACTGGCAAAGTGCTAAGTCCAACAGCACTTAAAGCTTTAATAAATACTTGTTCTCTATTTCCTGTAGCTTTGATTTTCCCTGTTATAAACACTGGTTGATTAACATAAAGGTCTGGTACTGGGTTTGGGTAAAAATCGCTTACTTCCATTTGTCCCCAATCAATAGCAATATTAGTTAACATTGGCGCAGAGATACGAGATTGAAACTTATTAATAACTGTCTCAAAGTTTTGTTGTGTAGGAAGTAAAAATTCTGCTGTACCAGCACCGATTTCAGCTAGTTTTCTTAAGAAATATTCATTGACCGCACTATCAATACCAAAAGTAAAAATTTTTGTTTGACCAAGGTTTTGTTTAACTGCTTGTAAAAGCTGGGCTTCGTTGCCAATTTGACCATCAGTAATAAAAACAATTACGCGAGCTTTTGCTGGTTGTCCTGGCATAGCTTTATTGTTTTGTAGGGCGTGCATTAGCGGATTAAGCATTTCCGTTCCACCTTCAGCACGAAAATTATTAACAAATTGGTCTGCTTGATTGATGTTACTTTGAGTAACAGATAGTGACTTAGGCCAAAGCGGTTGAAACCCGCTAGAAAACCGAATGATATTAAAATCATCTTGAGGATTTAGCCCGCGTAAACAGCTACGCATTGCATTTTTAGCTTGTTCTATTTTGATTCCTTGCATTGAGCCTGAAGTATCAACGATAAAGA
The window above is part of the Blastocatellia bacterium genome. Proteins encoded here:
- a CDS encoding marine proteobacterial sortase target protein translates to MKAALWHCFLGLLFLLVAFANTLAQGIVDCGIPGEGVLVRTGPKPLPIPLKNTDVKISVFGFVASVEVEQTFVNSFSENIEAVYVFPLPANAAVDDLDIVIGKRKIQGQIKEREEARQSYEIAKSAGIKAALLEQQRPNIFTSAVANIEPNSQIVVKIHYTERIAYDDGTFRLAFPMVVAPRYIPAGMEIKDGKIKKVHGGRFIPVPDKDKTVVPDADKITPPNLPANIRPGNISLSVELQAGFPIKKLQSMAHEIKSDKIAPSHYRVQLNRQDEIPNRDFVLEYRIAGEQPEAAVMLATDQKGEGYFLMMAAPPSDFQTKDLVAKEMIFIVDTSGSMQGIKIEQAKNAMRSCLRGLNPQDDFNIIRFSSGFQPLWPKSLSVTQSNINQADQFVNNFRAEGGTEMLNPLMHALQNNKAMPGQPAKARVIVFITDGQIGNEAQLLQAVKQNLGQTKIFTFGIDSAVNEYFLRKLAEIGAGTAEFLLPTQQNFETVINKFQSRISAPMLTNIAIDWGQMEVSDFYPNPVPDLYVNQPVFITGKIKATGNREQVFIKALSAVGLSTLPVLIDTSSSNIRLQAISALWARGKVDRLSNDLIETPNNQNIKQEITQLGLKHKLVTQFTSFIALEEKNIVPKEGGKPQTILVPVPVPADWQIAQDQDDESELEKARREATVQNFNAFGASGGARPGNAVPRMAEKRKVQPAPPSQPTPLRKNTMTSSKPASAANMAGVSADQRSIAEPNARPAEMPADLKAGAKKDNAASVDKLGKATEREIDLSRAESKNSAKEEALADATVALDEVERYLGRNQAVSGAWADADQNVLRTTAMSTLAFVINGNTARKGIYQPQLRRSIELLTASIDANGVLRNKNGDVADTQTIAITLWAMSEIIADSPSANVSKAAEKLLTNLLKLRDKDGLWVAQEGGKADLNATAWVVLALESAKKANLSFDQSLISSGQEALAKGGTSKIVLANLVKELNLTASQPIAQAAARYLLLSQK